In a single window of the Lynx canadensis isolate LIC74 chromosome E2, mLynCan4.pri.v2, whole genome shotgun sequence genome:
- the HSDL1 gene encoding inactive hydroxysteroid dehydrogenase-like protein 1 isoform X1: MAAVDSFYLLYREIARSCNCYMEALALVGAWYTARKSITVVCDFYSLIRLHFIPRLVSRADLIKQYGRWAVVSGATDGIGRAYAEELASRGLNIILISRNQDKLQMLAKDIADTYNVETDIIVADFSSGREIYDPIREALKDRDIGILVNNVGVFYPYPQYFTQVSEDKLWDIINVNIAAASLMVHIVLPGMVERKKGAVVTISSGSCCKPTPQLAAFSASKAYLDHFSRALQYEYASKGIFVQSLIPFYVATNMTAPGSFLHKCPWLVPSPKVYAHHAVSTLGISKRTTGYWSHSIQALHSWRKAEKGKTVVFEASGRRSQVKNEDLSGTGWGLAVADVLTAFLKHPHFNDN; this comes from the exons ATGGCTGCCGTTGACAGCTTCTACCTCTTGTATCGGGAGATCGCCAGGTCGTGCAATTGCTACATGGAAGCTCTGGCCTTGGTTGGAGCCTGGTATACAGCCCGAAAAAGCATCACCGTCGTCTGTGACTTTTACAGCCTGATCAGACTGCATTTCATCCCACGCCTGGTGAGCAGAGCAGATCTGATCAAGCAATACGGACGATGGGCAGTCGTGAGTG GTGCCACGGACGGGATCGGGAGAGCCTATGCAGAAGAGCTAGCAAGCCGTGGTCTCAACATCATCCTGATTAGTCGCAACCAAGACAAGTTACAGATGCTGGCTAAGGACATCGCTGACACCTACAACGTGGAGACCGATATCATAGTGGCGGACTTCAGCAGCGGCCGGGAGATCTACGACCCGATTCGAGAAgccttgaaagacagagacatcgGCATCTTGGTGAATAACGTGGGCGTGTTTTATCCCTACCCCCAGTATTTTACTCAGGTCTCCGAGGACAAACTCTGGGATATCATAAATGTAAACATTGCCGCGGCCAGTTTGATGGTCCACATAGTGTTACCGGGAAtggtggagagaaagaagggcGCTGTTGTCACCATCTCTTCTGGCTCCTGCTGCAAGCCGACTCCCCAGCTGGCTGCGTTTTCTGCTTCCAAG GCTTATTTAGACCACTTCAGCAGAGCACTGCAGTACGAGTATGCTTCTAAAGGAATCTTCGTACAGAGTCTAATCCCGTTCTACGTGGCTACCAACATGACCGCACCCGGCAGCTTTCTGCACAAGTGCCCGTGGTTGGTGCCTTCGCCCAAAGTATACGCACACCATGCCGTTTCTACCCTTGGCATTTCGAAAAGGACCACAGGATACTGGTCCCATTCTATCCAG GCCCTTCATTCctggagaaaagcagagaaaggcaAAACAGTAGTTTTCGAGGCCAGCGGACGTCGAAGTCAGGTGAAAAATGAAGACCTGTCAGGGACGGGATGGGGCTTAGCCGTGGCAGATGTTTTGACTGCATTTCTAAAACACCCACATTTTAATGATAATTAG
- the HSDL1 gene encoding inactive hydroxysteroid dehydrogenase-like protein 1 isoform X2 produces the protein MAAVDSFYLLYREIARSCNCYMEALALVGAWYTARKSITVVCDFYSLIRLHFIPRLVSRADLIKQYGRWAVVSGATDGIGRAYAEELASRGLNIILISRNQDKLQMLAKDIADTYNVETDIIVADFSSGREIYDPIREALKDRDIGILVNNVGVFYPYPQYFTQVSEDKLWDIINVNIAAASLMVHIVLPGMVERKKGAVVTISSGSCCKPTPQLAAFSASKAYLDHFSRALQYEYASKGIFVQSLIPFYVATNMTAPGSFLHKCPWLVPSPKVYAHHAVSTLGISKRTTGYWSHSIQFLFAQYMPEWLWVWGANVLNRSLRKEALSCKA, from the exons ATGGCTGCCGTTGACAGCTTCTACCTCTTGTATCGGGAGATCGCCAGGTCGTGCAATTGCTACATGGAAGCTCTGGCCTTGGTTGGAGCCTGGTATACAGCCCGAAAAAGCATCACCGTCGTCTGTGACTTTTACAGCCTGATCAGACTGCATTTCATCCCACGCCTGGTGAGCAGAGCAGATCTGATCAAGCAATACGGACGATGGGCAGTCGTGAGTG GTGCCACGGACGGGATCGGGAGAGCCTATGCAGAAGAGCTAGCAAGCCGTGGTCTCAACATCATCCTGATTAGTCGCAACCAAGACAAGTTACAGATGCTGGCTAAGGACATCGCTGACACCTACAACGTGGAGACCGATATCATAGTGGCGGACTTCAGCAGCGGCCGGGAGATCTACGACCCGATTCGAGAAgccttgaaagacagagacatcgGCATCTTGGTGAATAACGTGGGCGTGTTTTATCCCTACCCCCAGTATTTTACTCAGGTCTCCGAGGACAAACTCTGGGATATCATAAATGTAAACATTGCCGCGGCCAGTTTGATGGTCCACATAGTGTTACCGGGAAtggtggagagaaagaagggcGCTGTTGTCACCATCTCTTCTGGCTCCTGCTGCAAGCCGACTCCCCAGCTGGCTGCGTTTTCTGCTTCCAAG GCTTATTTAGACCACTTCAGCAGAGCACTGCAGTACGAGTATGCTTCTAAAGGAATCTTCGTACAGAGTCTAATCCCGTTCTACGTGGCTACCAACATGACCGCACCCGGCAGCTTTCTGCACAAGTGCCCGTGGTTGGTGCCTTCGCCCAAAGTATACGCACACCATGCCGTTTCTACCCTTGGCATTTCGAAAAGGACCACAGGATACTGGTCCCATTCTATCCAG ttcctttttgCACAGTATATGCCTGAATGGCTCTGGGTGTGGGGAGCAAATGTTCTCAATCGCTCTTTGCGTAAGGAGGCCTTATCCTGCAAAGCGTGA
- the DNAAF1 gene encoding dynein assembly factor 1, axonemal, with translation MHPETSEPVVDGPAEQGCAQEPGVEESAGDHGDADLGGLKEAVDDPKETRVGPSDLRYPSEQKQSGDSGADGHLGHQTDDKGDHGPRMTKRFIQKLCKQHQLYITPALNDTLYLHFKGFDRIENLEEYTGLRCLWLECNGIQRIENLEAQTELRCLFLQVNLLHKIENLEPLQKLDALNLSNNFIKTIENLSCLPVLNTLQMAHNHLETVEDIQHLKECLKLCVLDLSHNKLSDPEILSVLESMPALRVLNLMGNPVIKHIANYRKTVTVRLKHLTYLDDRPVFPKDRACAEAWARGGLAAEKEEREQWESRERKKITDSIEALAMIKRRAEERKLQKASQEEGKEPVLDEKDNVDATEEGKEEPGEEGGRRQKMELFVRESFKAKDELFPEKSGLVGELPVDVTGATEGQGPGGAPLEETLKPAAPGAACGDSPPQTAATEGALGTGLDGEEDLGTTKSEAKEKLFIDDLPDLEDEDAGEPLDGQDEACAPKVTAISNSSDDSDPELDYSSLPELENIPDTLSNIFAIPKDTSRKAETPFTGILKAATAKRVLETPSLRDAKSPRPLIQELHDEGPSGQPPTPPTCRRDTAPPPSSEDGDSGLLSASPPGNIAEKNGPWLETELAEPEAGGREDTEFGSD, from the exons ATGCACCCCGAGACCTCGGAGCCTGTGGTGGACGGGCCGGCGGAGCAGGGCTGCGCGCAGGAGCCGGGCGTGGAGGAGTCGGCGGGCGACCACGGGGACGCAGACCTGGGGGGCCTCAAGGAAG cagttgATGATCCTAAGGAAACACGTGTGGGTCCTTCTGACCTACGCTACCCAAGCGAGCAGAAACAGAGTGGCGATAGCGGGGCAGACGGTCACTTAGGACACCAGACAGATGACAAGGGAGACCACGGCCCCAG AATGACTAAACGTTTTATACAGAAACTCTGCAAGCAACACCAACTTTATATTACCCCAGCATTGAACGACACGCTGTATTTACACTTTAAAG GTTTCGATCGCATCGAGAACCTGGAAGAGTACACGGGGCTGCGTTGCCTCTGGCTGGAGTGCAACGGGATACAGAGAATCGAGAATCTGGAGGCCCAAACCGAATTGCGATGTCTCTTCCTGCAAGTGAACTTGCTTCATAAAATCGAGAACTTAGAGCCTCTGCAGAAGCTGGATGCCCTCAACCTGAGCAACAATTTCATCAAGACCATTGAAAACCTCT CCTGCCTGCCGGTCCTGAACACGCTCCAGATGGCCCACAATCACTTAGAGACCGTGGAAGACATTCAGCATCTAAAGGAGTGTTTGAAACTTTGCGTCCTCGACCTTTCCCACAATAAGCTGAGTGACCCCGAAATCCTGAGCGTCCTGGAGAGCATGCCTGCCTTG CGTGTACTGAATTTGATGGGAAACCCCGTTATCAAGCACATCGCTAACTATCGAAAGACAGTCACCGTACGACTAAAACATCTAACCTATCTGGATGACAGACCAGTTTTCCCAAAGGACAG AGCTTGTGCCGAGGCCTGGGCCAGGGGCGGGCTCGCagctgagaaagaagagagagagcagtgggagAGCAGAGAGCGGAAGAAGATCACGGACAGCATCGAAGCCCTAGCAATGATTAAGCGgcgggcagaggagagaaaactgCAGAAAGCCAGCCAGGAGGAAG GGAAGGAGCCGGTGCTAGACGAGAAGGACAACGTGGATGCCAccgaggaagggaaggaagagccTGGTGAGGAGGGAGGGCGGCGGCAGAAAATGGAGCTGTTTGTCAGGGAAAGCTTCAAGGCCAAGGATGAGCTATTCCCGGAAAAGTCGGGTCTCGTGGGGGAGCTGCCCGTGGACGTCACCGGAGCCACTgaaggccaggggccaggggggGCACCCCTGGAGGAGACCCTGAAGCCGGCCGCCCCCGGAGCTGCCTGCGGAG ACTCGCCCCCCCAGACTGCGGCCACCGAGGGTGCGTTAGGCACGGGACTTGATGGAGAGGAAGACTTGGGAACCACCAAATCGGAGGCAAAGGAGAAGCTCTTCATCGAT GACCTGCCCGACTTGGAGGACGAGGACGCCGGCGAGCCTCTGGACGGCCAGGACGAG GCGTGCGCTCCAAAGGTTACAGCCATCTCGAACTCGAGTGATGACAGTGACCCTGAGCTGGACTACTCCTCACTCCCAGAGCTGGAAAACATCCCAGATACCCTTTCAAACATATTCGCAATCCCCAAGGACACCTCGAGGAAGGCTGAGACGCCCTTTACAGGCATATTGAAAGCGGCAACAGCAAAGAGGGTCTTGGAAACCCCAAGTCTTAGGGACGCTAAGTCCCCACGCCCACTGATTCAAGAGCTCCACGACGAGGGACCTTCAGGCCAACCACCGACGCCCCCAACCTGCCGAAGGGACACCGCACCGCCCCCTTCCAGTGAGGACGGGGACAGCGGACtactctcagcctctcccccag GAAACATCGCCGAGAAGAACGGGCCATGGTTGGAGACGGAGCtcgcagagcccgaggcgggagGCCGCGAGGACACTGAATTTGGCTCGGACTGA